GGAGGAGGAAAGAAACGCATTTAGCGTCGCGGGTGGGAGCAAGATAGAGACACGAGAGTTTAACGGACGCCCCCCTCCCTCCGAGAATTCGttgtcgtttcttttttttccccccctttttttttttttttaccagatCAAGAGACCCGTTGTCGCGAGCCTCGAATTGGCTTCCGGGAAATTTCCACGCGTTGCCGCGCCGGGGCGTTGCTCGTCGCGTTTTGAACGACGGGACGCGCTTCCGTTCTCTCGCACGAACGAAAACGGTTCGCCGCGTCCTCGAGACTTAATCGAGAGAGCGCGAAAGTGTCGCAGGGTCATCGCGGGTCCGAATGTGTCGCGACGAGAAGGTTGCCCCCTTCGCGAATTGTCTCTCCGGCCTCTGTGCCGTCGTCGGGACAGCAGACGGTTTATTTTAAACATGCGCGCGTTCTCTGACACTCGGATCGGCGAGGCGTTTCAGATCGCCGCCGTGGTTTGGTTATTTCTAGAGATTATTATTCCTGGGCGAAAGGGTCCGACTACGAGTTCGACCGGGAttcgataaattttaaattccgACAGAGAGAATTCGTTCCCCGCCATTTTGTATAAACGTCGCCCAGCAGCGAATACTCTAGGATTCCTTTGTTCCTAGCCCGTACGTTTTACAAGCAAGTCCAGGTCAGAAACCCTTCGTCCCGGCGGTAGGCTCCCCTTGTCGGTTTTTCCATTTAAAGAAGCCCGGCACCCTCGCATCTCCGAAACACCTCTACCCAGAAAGCTTTCTCGTTCGACCCGTTTTCCCTTCGAACGGCGGGCGGCCGTTTCGCTTGACCCATTTTTCTTCGGAAACAATGCCACAGCGATTCGAATCGTAGTGGTAATTTCGAGCGTCTCGCCCTGTATGTATCTAGGATCTAAGCAAATTGCGAGGTCGTCTGGCGGGACGTTAGTCGGTATATCGATTATCCGTGTTCCCCCTGGCCGACCGAGAGACTTCTCCGTTGATATCTAGCGATCGCCGGTGTGGGCTCTGTCCTGCGGTATCCGTCGGTGGTTATCCCTTGACGACGAGAGGGAGAGATAGAGCCACGGAGGCGGGACTCAGGGGACCAAGGAATAGATAAGCAAATAAATAAACTAGCGGGGCAAAGCGAAAGCCAGCGAAGCAAGAGGGAGTAGGGCCGCTGCTGGGTGGCTCTCGGGCAAATGCTCGACGAGGTCGACGGCCTGACACGGATGGTTGATACCGTGGGGCCCGTCTCGTAACCGGCCTGGGAAGAAGAACGAGGAAAGGTGGACGAAGAACACGAAAGAAAGGGACTCGCCAACTTGCGTTTTCATCGTTCCAAATACACCGAGTCCCTTCTTCGTCCTCTTTCTCCGGTGTCTGGTGGATCTCTCCACCCAGTCGCTCCCGATTTCCTTGATCGATTCGTCGGAAATACCGTTCACCGGTCATCGTGACGTTCGATGGTTCACCAAACCTCTTCAACCCCTGTTTTTTCTCTCGTTCGTTTTCGTTAAATATTGCATACTAAGGTTGCAAAGTGTTCGCAGTCGTTGTTCTCGATATTCGGAGACCAACGCCCCTCAAATAAATTAGGCGCCTCCTTGGTATTCGGCCAATTCTTCCCGAGGCTTAGGGGAACGCCTTTAAGCTTACGAACTATATAATCCTTTTCAAGAATTCCGGTCGGTCTCTAGCGGTCTATCTGGCTTTGTTTGTTTTCGAGACACTCCCGTCTTCCGGTCCCCGGTCTATCGATTTTGGATGTTGGTAATGTCCCTGACCAGCCACAGTTCTTAAAAAGGATCGTAGGTCAGGTCTTTTGGCGTCTGGGAATTTGTATTGGGATCCGGCAACCCGAAAGTTTCTTGACGGTATAAGGTTGCTCAGGTGCACCGGGTGCAGCCCCGATAATTACGAGGGTTGGACGGTGGCGGTGGGTACCGAGCGTCGTAGTCCCCCCTAAGACTCTCCTTCCGCAGTCTGCGCCGTCGTTTCCCCTCCGTTCGCGGAAAGTGATCGATGATCTACGCCGCGGAACGTCCGTGCGGCACGAAATTGGGCCGAGTTGCGTATTTATTGCCGCGGTGGCGACGTTATTCACCGTACTTGCGGCTCTTTGTCGTAGTCGGTCCGCTTTACGCCGCCCCCTCGACTGCCACCCCCTACTCTTTCCGTTTTCGGGAATGGTATCTCTTTAAGATGTCGTCGGTATTTACGTCCCGTTAACAGGAAATTCCCGCGACGCGCGTCTCGTCCTTGACGAAGTGCCTCGTCGTCAAAGGCGTCGTCGCTTCGAGACGTTCAAAAGACCGTTCTCTCTCGACGCGAGAGCCGTATTTCGAGGATCATCCGGATTCGATGGACGAGAGAGCTCGGTCCCTTTCTTCTGCGTGGGCCGCCACCGCCGGTGTACAACGCGGGAGATCCGTCTTTCGACGGAAGCGCACAATGGCGACGGGAGGAAGCGGCAGGCTTTTTAAAGGGTCGCGATCGTCTTTCAGGGCCGGAAACGAAGCGATCGCCGTTTAATACTCGAACCCCTTTTTTCGCTCGCACCCTTTGGGTTTCATTGAATTTCACCGGGTATCTGGATTCGTTGACCCCGTGATGCAGGTCGAGAGACGCGCCAGGGGTTGCTTCGACGCATAAATATACAAGACCGATCCAACGCGCGACGAGTGGATGTAATTTTCGAGCACAAAGCAACCTTCCAATGCCTAGGTCAGTTCCACGGTTACCGGGGCCCAAATTCTAGAAACTGTTTCCTTTGTGTCTCCGGATTTTTGTCCCTTTCGTAGAGCACGGACGGTTTAAACGCGTTCTTCGGCCGCTGTTGGGCGAAAGTTCGGTTATGGTTAACGCCCCGGAACCGGTGAATTTTTCCTGGAAACGGCAAAGGATCCGTTTGACCCCATTGTGTGTACTCTAGCGGCGAGCGTAATCTCTCCACCAGTCCGAAATGTCGATTGCTTCATCCCGGGTTCGAGGTTGCCTTATTTattgcgtcgaccgtcgcgtcgGGCACTTTTATATCCGTCCCGTTGCTCCCGTCTAGAGTCTCTGGTTCCATTCGCGGCAAAACGATTCTTCGATCCAGACATCGTTCTATCGCAATACCCCGTTGTTGGGTCCGCGTGCAGCCTTGAGATCTTCCGACGCGCGTGGGATACGAAACGACCGCCGCTTTCGTTTCGCACGGAATCGGTCTCTCGTACCCAGCGACTTCGTCATCCTGACCTGCGCGACGAACCAGCCACGTGTAGGCCCCCGTGACGTCACTTCCGGCGCTTGATTTCCGGACCGATCGTCGGCGGATGAGAGGAGTTAAGCGCCCGGACGCGCGAGTTCGTGCCTCCGCACGTTGTCCCACGAGAGATCGACTCCGGTTTTGCCCGAGGAACTGTTTCGAACGCCCGGCTCTGTCGAGGTCGATCGTGTTTCTTGGAAATTAACCCCCCGACGACCGAGACCGCGAAAAGTTTCCGACCGATAACTTATCGCGGAAACTAAGGCGGCGGATCTCAAAGGCTACGACTCCTTTTCTGCGGCGATACACGAAACGATTAAACAATAATTCTTCCGTTAAATTAACCCTTTGTCCCCTCTGAAGGGACATGCAGCAAAGAATTTCCCTTCTAAGGGAACGCAACGgtattattgttttaaaaaaatgatatatttACTATCTGCTTCGTAGGAAAGTGCGAGTTAGTAGTAGTCTCCTAGTGCAGGgggttaattttaaataaaataccgTACCAATCTATATTACGATATCGTTGTTCGCGAGAGCGCAAGGAACGCTGACAAACGGTGGTCGTTAAAGGATTAATCGTGTGTAATCGTTTCGTAACGTTCCTCTTGCAGAAATTCGAAAATGATTATCCCCCCCCATGCGTCTTGCCAAGATCGAATCGGATCTCGGAACGCGGAAACGGCGTCTTTCCGCGGGGAAAGACTTATCGTCTTCCCTTTTGAATTCTCGCGCAGTATCCATTTCTCATCTCCAGCTACGATGCAGTTTAGAAATGGTCGATTAATTTGTCGTTCGATGCGGCATAAATGTTCCCCGTTCGCCATCGACGATCCGCTCGAGCTAGTTCTTCGCGTTTGGACATCTTCCCAATGTCTCGTTTGGCGACCGGGACGATCCCCAATGGTTCCGCCTTTTCTTTTACTACCTGTCCAAAGTTAAAATcgaatccgactttccgttgtcATGGATATTACGTACGATAACGCGTCCTATGCGCGAGGTGAATGTAAACGGTAGTAAAGGGAAAATGTAGGGTTCCCGGGCGTCTTATTAAACAGGATCGACACGTAGGACCGTTTAGTAATGAAGTCGTGGACGTTTTTGTTGCAGTGTGTGGCGAACCAGGCGCTTACCGTTTCGCCACAGCCGGCAGTAACGGTGGAGGGGCCGGTGTCCAAAATGTCTCCACCAACGAACGACGTGACCAATGGTGTGGTTGCGCCAGCCAATACCTTGGCGCCCCGGGTTTCGTCTACAACGAACCCGGCCCTTACCACCATCAACCCGCCAACGCACAAACGGACTCCCAAGGACTTCATCTTTGGCAAGGTGATCGGCGAGGGAAGCTTCTCCACCGTACGTGTATCATCTCATTAACTCGATTAAATCGTTAAGATACCCCTAATTAACACGGGGGCGAAGAAGGTCGAAAGAGTTTCTTCCCTCTAATCCTCGAGTGATTCTCAAACTTTTTTCCCCCCCTATCTTCTCGTTACGAAACTTTTCTACCTTTTTCTTACCCCCAATTCGACGGGGTATCGATCTAACCAGTTTCGTTGCGTTGATAATTGCGAGCAACCAATCCTTTTGAAACTTCAATTCGAAAAGAGAACAGTCGACAGTTAAAAAAATACAGCTTGAAATCTTGAAACCTTAGAAAGAAACAAAGAcccgcctagacctaaccaggttTTCGACGGTCTAGGTTTACCTCGCGAAGGATATCCACACCAGCAAGGAGTACGCGATCAAGGTGTGTGACAAACGTCACATCATCAAGGAGAAGAAGACCGAGTACGTGAAGCGGGAGAAGGAGGTGCTGAACATGCTCGCGGGCGCGAAACACTCGTTCGTGCGCCTGTTCTGCACGTTCCAGGACGTGGAAAGACTCTATTTCGTTCTATCCTACGCGAAGAACGGTGAGCTCCTGCCCTACATCAACAAGGTGGGCTCGTTCGACATCGAGTGCACCAAATTCTACTCGGCGGAGATCCTGCGCGGTCTCGAGTACCTCCACGGCCTCGGGATCATCCACCGGGATCTCAAGCCGGAGAACATACTGCTGGACGAGAAAATGCACGTGCTCATCACCGACTTCGGTAGCGTGAAGATCCTCAAGGACCCGgagacggtgttgacgcacacgACCACCGACGATcctcagcagcagcaacaacaacagcaacagtaTCGAAGGGAACGCAGGGGATCGTTCGTTGGTACCGCCCAATACGTGTCGCCGGAACTCTTGACCGACAAGACAGCGAGCAGAGCCTCCGATCTCTGGGCCCTTGGCTGCATAGTCTACCAGATGGTCGCCGGTCTGCCCCCGTTCCGTTCCAGGAGCGAGTACATCATTTTCCAAAAGATCCTGAAACTCGAGTACGCGATACCCGACGGTTTCTGCGAGCTGGCGAGATCCTTGGTCAGCCAGCTGCTGGTGCTCGAGCCGTCGGAGAGGTTGGGCGCCCAGGACGAGCACGGCGCCGGATACCCCAGCATCAGAGCGCATCCATTCTTCGAGGGCGTCGACTTCGAGACGCTGCACGAGCAGACACCGCCGCCGATCTACCCCTACCTGCCCGGCACGTCGGAGCACGAGGAGCTCAGGTCCCAGTACAGGGTTCCCGATCATCTCGAACCCGGCCTCGACGACAAACAGCTCACCAGGCTTCTGGGACTGGGCCTCGGcaaggacgacgacgacgacgacgacgacgacgaccagCACACGATTACCGAGTGTGAGAAACCAGCGCCGACCAGCACGCCGGTCGAGAAACTGTCGAGGAGGACCGCGGACCCCGACGGTAACATCGCCGACCTGACGCCCGAGGAGATCAGGAATCGGTTGGAGAAGCAACGCGGCTCCAACCAGTGGCACGTCTTCGTCGAAGGCAACCTGATACTCAAACAGGGTTTCGTCAACAAGAGGAAAGGACTCTTTGCTAGACGAAGAATGCTCCTCCTCACCACCGGACCGCATCTCTACTACGTCGATCCTGTCAACATGGTGCTTAAGGGCGAGATCCCCTGGAGCCCGGAACTCAGGGTCGAGCCGAAGAGCTTCAAGATCTTCTTCGTCCACACGGTGAGCATCTCCTCTTCTTAACGATAAATCACGAGCGTTCTAACGACCAAATAATTCGCGAGTCAGCCACCGCGCTTAGAATATTTTCGAACAATGCGGTTTCGAAAGAGCCGAGAGAACCGAGGCGAAGCGATGTTTACCGTcgaacgattaaaaataaagttacaCACGCGGATAGTGGCGCGCGAGCCTTGGCCCAGTTCGATTGTGTTCCTGTTTACGTTGACAATATTCCagcaataatatttacgagaacTCGTTGTTTGGTTACAGCCGACCAGAACCTACTATCTTGAAGATCCCGAGGGATTCGCATTAGAGTGGTGCAGAGCGATCGAGAACATGCGAGTCCACTATTACGGCCTGCAGGAGTCCACCGCTTAAACAAAAGACTGAAAAACACACACGCAATGATCGTTTAGTGAAACGGGAGCAGGACGAAAGGAAAGGTTCTCAATCCATAGACTGTAAAACGTTGTCCGCGAGGCGCGATAAATCACacatacatacacacacacacacaccgcgAATCTATGCGCTCGTTGGTGGCCAGAGGAGGCGATTCTATAAGATCGTTCGTTAGGGTGTATTAGGACTCGTCGTTAGGAATGATACGTTCTAGGATAAGTTCAGCGTTCGTTCTATAGCGCGTTATATGTACAACTTAGGACAAATTTTCTaggtaaagaaatttttaagcgCGCCTCTCCGAGGTACTGCAAGTAcggggtaaaaaaaaaaaagtttttcacCGGTTACGTTCAGCTTTGTGTATTTATTATCGACCTCGGGGGAACCTCGAGGAGAGGCTGCGCGTCGTTACTGATACGCGAACACGCGAGAAACGGCGAAAACTTTTAGCCAAGGTTTTCAGCCGTGTATCCGCGTGCTAGCGCGCGCGCGCTGACTGACGTAACGATCGTGTGATCGAGGTCGCTTGGCCTAACTATTATCGCAACAATGTCTCGTCGACTGGGTGGACGGGAGCAGAGTTTGTTTGTCCGCGAATATTCCGTGCACGACTCGTGGGGGGCGTAATCAAAATTCAAAGATTGATCGTTGATTCGAAAATTGAAACTTGGGGAAGGGTTGAACGCGTGTATTTTTGGGGGGTTGTACAGCGATCGACGAGGATCTCGACGCGAGCCTAACCAAGCGTCCGTCGATCATTCGCATTTACAGCAGCGCGCATTGAGAGTTCGTTCGAAATATAGCCAAAATTTAAACATACTAGCGAATTTGCAGACGGAACCTTTTTAGATAGACGCGGGGCGTCGACGGCGGCCGTTCGCGATACAATATTTATATTTGCCGTCGGTCCCGCGATAAATCTAGACGCGAATTTGTATAGTCGAAgtcaaccaaaaaaaaaaaaatcaagaaaaatgaaaaaaaatgcaGTGGAGGACAACGTGTCGCTTTGCAGCTTTAAAACCGTTTAACGTCGCCTGTGAAAGGGGTCCCCGGAACCGTAGCGCGTGTTGTTCCGTTCGGGATCCCTTGCTCTCTTCATGTTCTTACAGTATTCTTATCTCGTTGTTCGTTACCCATTTCCTCGGTACTTTTGTAAATATTAGCGCGATTTTTCTCGAAGAGCAGGCTTCGTAAAGCGTCTACGAATTGTATAAATAGTGTTCTATAGATAGATAAATAGTTAGATAGGTAATTAGGTAGATAGATATAGAGAATAGATCTTCGTAAGTACAAAAATCGTTGTCCGGCCACGGCGTTTTTTCCGCGTTCGTTTCCTTCTTAGTTCGAATTTTTCCTCTTTAT
The sequence above is a segment of the Colletes latitarsis isolate SP2378_abdomen chromosome 6, iyColLati1, whole genome shotgun sequence genome. Coding sequences within it:
- the Pdk1 gene encoding phosphoinositide-dependent kinase 1 isoform X1, with amino-acid sequence MTDSPAALIEDDPSQKEKLEECEPPEDSPVKDPDADSDTTVTCDLPIWVTERSTVSLEQCVANQALTVSPQPAVTVEGPVSKMSPPTNDVTNGVVAPANTLAPRVSSTTNPALTTINPPTHKRTPKDFIFGKVIGEGSFSTVYLAKDIHTSKEYAIKVCDKRHIIKEKKTEYVKREKEVLNMLAGAKHSFVRLFCTFQDVERLYFVLSYAKNGELLPYINKVGSFDIECTKFYSAEILRGLEYLHGLGIIHRDLKPENILLDEKMHVLITDFGSVKILKDPETVLTHTTTDDPQQQQQQQQQYRRERRGSFVGTAQYVSPELLTDKTASRASDLWALGCIVYQMVAGLPPFRSRSEYIIFQKILKLEYAIPDGFCELARSLVSQLLVLEPSERLGAQDEHGAGYPSIRAHPFFEGVDFETLHEQTPPPIYPYLPGTSEHEELRSQYRVPDHLEPGLDDKQLTRLLGLGLGKDDDDDDDDDDQHTITECEKPAPTSTPVEKLSRRTADPDGNIADLTPEEIRNRLEKQRGSNQWHVFVEGNLILKQGFVNKRKGLFARRRMLLLTTGPHLYYVDPVNMVLKGEIPWSPELRVEPKSFKIFFVHTPTRTYYLEDPEGFALEWCRAIENMRVHYYGLQESTA
- the Pdk1 gene encoding phosphoinositide-dependent kinase 1 isoform X2 yields the protein MSRLHRGYRRLKKLFKCVANQALTVSPQPAVTVEGPVSKMSPPTNDVTNGVVAPANTLAPRVSSTTNPALTTINPPTHKRTPKDFIFGKVIGEGSFSTVYLAKDIHTSKEYAIKVCDKRHIIKEKKTEYVKREKEVLNMLAGAKHSFVRLFCTFQDVERLYFVLSYAKNGELLPYINKVGSFDIECTKFYSAEILRGLEYLHGLGIIHRDLKPENILLDEKMHVLITDFGSVKILKDPETVLTHTTTDDPQQQQQQQQQYRRERRGSFVGTAQYVSPELLTDKTASRASDLWALGCIVYQMVAGLPPFRSRSEYIIFQKILKLEYAIPDGFCELARSLVSQLLVLEPSERLGAQDEHGAGYPSIRAHPFFEGVDFETLHEQTPPPIYPYLPGTSEHEELRSQYRVPDHLEPGLDDKQLTRLLGLGLGKDDDDDDDDDDQHTITECEKPAPTSTPVEKLSRRTADPDGNIADLTPEEIRNRLEKQRGSNQWHVFVEGNLILKQGFVNKRKGLFARRRMLLLTTGPHLYYVDPVNMVLKGEIPWSPELRVEPKSFKIFFVHTPTRTYYLEDPEGFALEWCRAIENMRVHYYGLQESTA